From one bacterium genomic stretch:
- the truA gene encoding tRNA pseudouridine(38-40) synthase TruA, which produces MPIHPIELADKLVRSGDKYRYRLDLQYDGTEFSGMQWQPRKRTVQKCLEDALEILFCSKVRVITSSRTDAGVHAERQVVHFDSAKWRKPSSIVRACNVTLPPDIRIVHAEEVDAGFHARFSAKWRAYRYQIAQVPVAIGRQFVWQYFKQVDTPRLCSLAGVIIGNHNFTAFAHESPTEKHNYECTVYRSEWRQVGDLLQYEIDASRYVHGMVRMLVGTMIDIASGRENMLDFDKIMKSMDNRFAGTKAPPSGLTLSRIAYREWPDF; this is translated from the coding sequence AGCGGTGACAAGTACCGCTACCGGCTTGATTTACAGTATGATGGAACTGAGTTCAGCGGAATGCAGTGGCAGCCGCGCAAAAGGACAGTTCAAAAATGCCTAGAGGATGCACTGGAAATTCTTTTTTGCTCGAAAGTGAGAGTTATCACTTCGAGTAGAACCGATGCCGGTGTCCATGCGGAAAGGCAAGTTGTGCATTTTGATTCAGCCAAATGGCGAAAGCCAAGCTCTATTGTCAGAGCTTGCAATGTGACTCTCCCTCCTGATATTCGTATTGTTCACGCGGAGGAGGTCGACGCAGGATTTCACGCACGTTTTTCAGCAAAGTGGCGTGCTTACCGCTATCAAATTGCGCAAGTTCCCGTAGCCATTGGGCGGCAGTTTGTATGGCAGTATTTCAAGCAGGTTGACACTCCACGTCTTTGTAGTCTTGCCGGAGTGATCATTGGGAATCACAATTTTACGGCATTTGCACACGAGAGTCCTACCGAGAAGCATAATTATGAGTGCACTGTCTATCGGTCGGAGTGGCGTCAAGTGGGGGATCTTCTTCAGTACGAAATCGATGCCTCCCGTTATGTCCACGGCATGGTGCGTATGCTTGTTGGGACTATGATTGACATTGCTTCTGGCCGCGAGAATATGTTGGATTTTGATAAGATCATGAAATCCATGGACAACAGATTCGCCGGTACCAAAGCCCCCCCAAGCGGTCTTACTCTTTCAAGGATTGCATACCGTGAGTGGCCCGATTTCTAA
- a CDS encoding trypsin-like peptidase domain-containing protein: protein MNKFIQFFVVGLIAGAVVLWVVQRDLEHKSAITELSLKLDSLQWLLSVESGMGTVRSGDVMDSPPDIQERIFNSRENALTRAIARTSDAVVGISVDQVTEVQNPFVPRDPLFRMFLDERYWPRTVRKQASGLGSGFIVSPDGFIVTNEHVVKNATSVTVTTTAGNKYTAKIVGTDELLDMALLKIEDTNLPFIEWANSDEAIVGEWVVAIGNPYGLFDVNDQPSVAVGVISALNRDFERDSDGRLYTDMIQTDAAINRGNSGGPLIDAEGRAIGMNSLIFTETGGSVGIGFAIPSNRIVNAIEDLVKGGVDRNYWLGIRANDLRGVMWKMLNLAENRGAVVTGVDPGSPADRADIKVEDVILSINNREIRNSQDAKDFMNNTDLRVGDKLTFQVSRRGKIMTKEVELIPIPKIRTYIPG from the coding sequence TTGAATAAGTTCATTCAGTTTTTCGTCGTTGGGCTGATTGCCGGTGCAGTTGTATTGTGGGTTGTTCAACGTGATTTGGAACACAAGAGCGCTATCACTGAGCTGTCACTGAAGTTGGACAGTCTTCAGTGGCTTCTATCAGTCGAGTCCGGCATGGGAACTGTACGTAGTGGCGACGTTATGGACAGTCCACCTGACATTCAAGAGAGAATATTCAACTCTCGGGAAAACGCACTAACACGAGCGATAGCGCGTACATCGGACGCAGTTGTAGGAATCAGTGTCGATCAAGTGACAGAGGTGCAAAATCCGTTTGTACCAAGAGATCCTTTGTTTCGAATGTTTCTGGATGAGCGATACTGGCCGCGGACAGTTCGCAAACAAGCGTCCGGTCTTGGTTCAGGATTTATTGTATCGCCAGATGGCTTTATTGTAACAAATGAGCATGTCGTGAAGAACGCCACTTCTGTGACCGTAACGACAACGGCAGGAAACAAATACACGGCAAAGATTGTTGGTACTGACGAGCTTCTGGATATGGCGCTGCTCAAGATTGAGGACACGAATCTCCCATTCATAGAATGGGCAAACAGCGATGAGGCGATTGTCGGCGAATGGGTCGTGGCGATTGGAAATCCATATGGATTGTTTGATGTGAATGATCAGCCTTCAGTAGCAGTTGGCGTAATCTCAGCTCTTAATAGAGACTTTGAACGCGACTCGGATGGTCGGCTGTATACAGACATGATTCAGACAGATGCCGCGATCAATCGCGGAAACTCTGGTGGACCGCTAATTGATGCGGAAGGCCGAGCCATTGGAATGAACTCCCTGATTTTCACCGAAACTGGTGGATCAGTAGGAATTGGTTTTGCGATTCCGTCTAATCGCATTGTGAACGCGATCGAAGATCTGGTTAAGGGTGGTGTGGACAGAAACTATTGGCTTGGAATTCGAGCTAATGATCTTCGCGGAGTCATGTGGAAAATGCTGAATCTAGCCGAGAATCGGGGAGCTGTTGTTACCGGAGTTGATCCCGGAAGTCCGGCTGACCGCGCAGACATAAAGGTCGAAGACGTGATATTGTCAATTAACAATCGCGAAATCCGCAATTCGCAGGACGCTAAGGACTTTATGAATAATACGGACTTGCGCGTTGGTGATAAATTGACCTTTCAAGTGAGCCGACGGGGAAAGATCATGACCAAGGAAGTTGAGTTGATTCCTATTCCAAAGATAAGAACTTATATACCAGGATGA
- a CDS encoding adenylosuccinate lyase, whose protein sequence is MASIWTENARYESWLRVELAALQVRAERGEVDAEIVSQIAESARYTLEEIHEVESEVHHDVIAFLTVVARYVGDNSRFIHLGLTSSDIVDTAFALQIKSAGILLLEDIVALQIVLRRRALEFRRTPTVGRTHGIHAEPTVFGLKFALWADEFSRHETRLRETMARVVVGKLSGAVGNYGHTDPQMEERVMEVLGISAAPISTQVVSRDLHAEFLGLCALIGGTIEKVAVEIRHLQRTEVSEAFEPFGANQKGSSAMPHKRNPILSERLTGMARMLRGYAIVGLENIALWHERDISHSSTERVVFPDACIVLDYMLHLLLKVIDGLEVDVEQLARTLDATHGALASEKVLHALIEKGWLREDAYAVVQRSAQASITQKRPMHEVLCKVNSVVNALGTETIEKLVQLEPNYDMADRILKRLGIAE, encoded by the coding sequence ATGGCATCAATTTGGACAGAGAACGCAAGATACGAGAGTTGGCTGCGAGTTGAGCTTGCTGCGCTGCAGGTTCGTGCAGAGAGAGGGGAAGTTGACGCTGAAATCGTAAGCCAGATTGCGGAGTCTGCGCGTTACACCCTTGAAGAAATTCACGAAGTAGAGTCCGAAGTTCATCATGATGTCATTGCTTTTCTTACCGTAGTTGCCAGATATGTTGGAGACAATTCGCGATTCATTCACCTTGGTCTTACATCTTCAGATATAGTTGACACCGCGTTCGCTCTGCAAATCAAGAGTGCTGGCATCCTTCTTCTCGAGGACATAGTTGCCTTGCAAATAGTCCTCCGGCGGCGCGCACTGGAATTCAGACGAACGCCTACCGTGGGCAGAACTCATGGGATACACGCGGAACCGACGGTGTTCGGGCTCAAGTTTGCGCTCTGGGCGGATGAGTTCTCACGGCATGAAACAAGATTGCGTGAGACCATGGCCAGAGTTGTTGTTGGAAAGCTATCAGGTGCTGTAGGAAACTACGGCCATACGGATCCGCAGATGGAAGAGCGGGTCATGGAAGTACTGGGAATTTCGGCAGCACCGATTTCTACTCAAGTTGTAAGTCGCGACTTGCACGCAGAATTTCTAGGTCTTTGCGCACTTATTGGTGGTACGATTGAAAAAGTAGCGGTTGAGATTCGACACCTTCAGCGCACGGAAGTCAGTGAAGCTTTTGAGCCGTTTGGGGCAAATCAAAAAGGCTCGTCTGCAATGCCGCATAAACGGAATCCAATATTGAGCGAGCGTCTTACAGGAATGGCAAGGATGTTGCGCGGGTATGCAATTGTCGGATTGGAGAACATCGCATTGTGGCATGAACGGGACATTTCCCATTCTTCAACTGAACGAGTTGTTTTTCCTGACGCATGTATAGTGCTTGATTATATGCTACATCTCCTACTTAAAGTGATCGATGGACTGGAAGTGGATGTTGAACAACTCGCAAGGACACTGGATGCGACACACGGTGCACTTGCATCCGAGAAGGTATTACATGCGCTGATTGAGAAAGGCTGGCTTCGTGAAGACGCATACGCCGTTGTGCAGCGCTCAGCGCAAGCTTCGATCACGCAGAAACGGCCAATGCACGAGGTTCTCTGTAAAGTCAATTCTGTGGTGAACGCATTAGGCACCGAGACCATAGAAAAATTGGTACAGCTGGAACCTAACTACGACATGGCGGATCGCATTTTGAAGCGACTAGGTATCGCGGAATAG
- a CDS encoding phosphoribosylaminoimidazolesuccinocarboxamide synthase: protein MNLEKLELLVQGTSKKLFATNRPSYAILEFTDEAGNPRDTRKTSFAGKGEINCGVSSFLFQYLENYHVPTHFVERQSSTDMAVRRVEMFDIKAIVYNVATGEFARRFRLDDGRPLDYPVVEYFLKDPALNNPMVNESHAVALGYGRSDDLRTMQRIATKTNAVLKSLFERRGLLLVEFELEFGDAGDHLCIGDELTADTIRVWDRKTNRKLDRDRALQDQAGVERAYRELLERLTSAT from the coding sequence ATGAACCTTGAAAAACTTGAACTTTTGGTTCAGGGCACGTCCAAAAAGCTGTTCGCCACGAATCGGCCAAGTTATGCGATTCTGGAGTTCACAGACGAAGCGGGAAATCCTAGAGACACACGCAAGACATCGTTCGCCGGTAAGGGTGAGATCAATTGTGGTGTATCTAGCTTTCTTTTTCAATACTTAGAGAATTATCATGTCCCGACACACTTTGTCGAACGCCAATCCTCCACAGACATGGCCGTGCGTCGAGTTGAGATGTTTGACATCAAGGCAATAGTATATAATGTTGCTACGGGTGAGTTTGCACGGAGATTTCGACTTGATGACGGTCGTCCACTTGACTACCCAGTTGTTGAGTACTTTCTGAAGGATCCCGCGCTTAATAACCCGATGGTCAACGAAAGTCATGCCGTCGCGCTTGGATATGGCCGCTCCGATGATTTGAGAACTATGCAGCGAATTGCAACTAAAACCAACGCTGTTCTGAAATCTCTGTTTGAAAGGCGCGGACTTCTTCTGGTCGAGTTTGAACTTGAGTTTGGCGACGCCGGTGATCATTTGTGCATAGGCGATGAATTGACGGCTGACACTATTCGGGTCTGGGATAGGAAAACGAATCGAAAGCTTGATCGTGATCGCGCTCTGCAGGACCAGGCCGGAGTTGAACGCGCATACAGAGAACTACTAGAACGGCTGACAAGCGCAACTTAA
- a CDS encoding phosphatidylserine decarboxylase family protein, protein MKFAREAWPIVIPVAIIGSALIALNAVTQGTLLGVIGFSAIVLAVGVLLFFRDPERYPPVNDNSVVSPADGVVVDAQVLMDGQRLIAVFLSVFDVHVNRSPYAGVVKDVKRTPGTYLHANSAAGIKGNERVEVLLETAHGLVSFTQLSGLVARKISCRITKGDVLKTGDRYGLIYFGSRMELILPATAKICVRNGDRVKAGETVVALFES, encoded by the coding sequence ATGAAGTTTGCACGCGAAGCATGGCCGATTGTAATACCGGTAGCCATTATCGGTTCGGCATTGATCGCCTTGAATGCGGTGACTCAAGGCACTTTGCTAGGTGTCATTGGTTTTTCCGCGATCGTACTTGCGGTTGGTGTTCTACTTTTTTTTCGCGATCCGGAGCGGTATCCACCTGTAAATGACAACTCAGTTGTATCTCCTGCTGACGGAGTTGTGGTTGATGCACAAGTCTTAATGGATGGTCAACGGTTGATTGCTGTGTTTCTCTCCGTTTTCGACGTGCACGTAAATAGGTCACCTTATGCAGGAGTTGTGAAGGACGTAAAGAGGACTCCGGGCACCTATCTGCATGCGAATTCCGCCGCCGGAATCAAAGGAAATGAGCGAGTCGAAGTCTTGCTGGAAACTGCTCACGGTTTGGTGAGTTTTACCCAACTTTCCGGGCTTGTCGCCCGGAAGATAAGCTGCAGGATTACCAAAGGCGATGTGCTAAAGACAGGTGACAGGTATGGACTCATATATTTTGGATCCAGAATGGAACTCATACTACCTGCAACTGCGAAGATCTGCGTCCGGAATGGAGACCGAGTCAAGGCTGGCGAAACAGTTGTGGCATTGTTCGAAAGTTAA
- the pssA gene encoding CDP-diacylglycerol--serine O-phosphatidyltransferase, giving the protein MRHLANILTSLNLVFGFTSMMLSVDGHIVGAAWLIALAVVMDAFDGKAARFFGASSPLGLQFDSLADVVSMGVAPSLLCYSAAFRDQSEYGMIVCTIPVLAAAYRLARFNVRAASRSPGYEGLTSPLHACLVSTYILMNYAIWDEVMYVQVLTSLLILTSVLMISKLPFAGLPRFSLREQGKNTAKLVVLAGSIAVGVINPPLFAFPVVVLLCLLSLTFGFLHIRRHIHVLEDDEATESLNTGWKKP; this is encoded by the coding sequence TTGCGGCATCTCGCAAACATATTAACTTCGCTGAATCTTGTATTCGGTTTCACGTCAATGATGCTTTCTGTCGATGGTCACATTGTCGGAGCAGCATGGCTTATTGCGCTTGCCGTTGTAATGGACGCGTTTGATGGAAAAGCAGCAAGATTCTTTGGAGCGTCATCACCACTTGGGCTTCAGTTTGATTCTTTGGCAGACGTAGTGTCAATGGGAGTAGCCCCATCACTACTTTGTTATTCTGCTGCATTTCGAGACCAATCGGAATATGGCATGATTGTCTGCACAATTCCTGTACTTGCTGCGGCCTACAGATTAGCTAGATTCAATGTTCGTGCGGCGTCGCGATCACCGGGTTACGAAGGACTAACGTCTCCTTTGCATGCGTGCTTAGTCTCCACGTACATATTGATGAATTATGCAATTTGGGACGAGGTAATGTATGTGCAAGTCCTGACTAGCTTATTGATTCTCACATCTGTCTTAATGATTAGTAAACTGCCCTTTGCAGGTCTGCCGCGATTTTCACTACGCGAGCAGGGCAAGAACACGGCAAAGCTGGTCGTACTTGCTGGCTCAATTGCTGTTGGCGTCATTAATCCGCCACTATTCGCATTTCCCGTCGTGGTCCTCTTGTGCCTCCTATCTCTGACATTTGGATTCTTGCACATAAGACGACACATTCATGTCTTGGAGGATGATGAGGCAACAGAATCGCTAAATACAGGATGGAAAAAGCCGTGA
- the purS gene encoding phosphoribosylformylglycinamidine synthase subunit PurS gives MEKAVNAKVYVKLREDVLDPQGQAIHQLLEQRGYSQISNVRVGKVIEFELGEVAHDEGVRMLTEISDKLLSNPVIESYEIEIK, from the coding sequence ATGGAAAAAGCCGTGAACGCGAAAGTATATGTCAAACTTAGGGAGGATGTCCTTGATCCGCAGGGTCAGGCGATTCATCAGTTACTGGAGCAACGTGGTTACTCCCAAATAAGTAACGTAAGAGTTGGCAAGGTAATTGAGTTTGAGCTTGGCGAGGTAGCTCATGATGAAGGTGTACGTATGCTCACAGAGATCTCAGACAAATTGTTGTCAAATCCTGTCATTGAATCATATGAGATAGAGATAAAGTGA
- the purQ gene encoding phosphoribosylformylglycinamidine synthase subunit PurQ, protein MSIAVITFPGSNCDRDCLHVLRNIVGSPAELVFHKETSLDGFTGVLIPGGFSYGDYLRAGALAKISPIMTAIRRFAEEGGPVLGICNGFQILCEAGLLPGALMLNRNLRFISRWVEMKVENSDSIFTRSYWTGQIVRMPIAHAEGNFTAESSTIERLLSDKRIVFTYCGPARSDSPDGNPNGSLRSIAGIVNDSGNVLGMMPHPDRASEAILGSTDGLPLLRSLAEAAVGNSLIRL, encoded by the coding sequence GTGAGTATTGCCGTCATTACTTTCCCCGGCTCCAACTGCGATCGGGACTGCCTGCACGTTTTGCGCAACATTGTTGGGTCGCCTGCGGAATTGGTATTTCACAAAGAAACTAGTCTTGACGGGTTCACCGGAGTATTAATCCCTGGCGGTTTCTCTTACGGGGACTATTTACGCGCGGGTGCATTAGCGAAAATCTCGCCCATAATGACTGCGATACGCCGCTTCGCCGAGGAGGGAGGGCCTGTTCTTGGCATATGCAACGGATTTCAAATACTTTGCGAGGCCGGACTATTGCCCGGCGCTTTGATGTTAAATAGAAATCTTAGATTCATCTCAAGATGGGTTGAGATGAAAGTGGAAAACTCTGATTCGATTTTTACGCGAAGTTACTGGACAGGTCAAATCGTACGAATGCCGATTGCACATGCCGAAGGGAATTTCACTGCAGAATCAAGCACAATTGAGCGATTGTTATCGGATAAACGGATTGTTTTCACGTATTGTGGTCCTGCGAGAAGCGATTCTCCTGACGGAAATCCCAATGGAAGTCTGCGGAGCATTGCTGGAATAGTGAATGACTCTGGAAATGTACTCGGAATGATGCCCCATCCAGATCGCGCTTCGGAAGCTATTCTCGGTTCCACGGACGGCTTGCCATTGCTCAGATCTCTTGCCGAAGCCGCGGTTGGCAACTCTTTGATTAGACTGTGA
- a CDS encoding twin-arginine translocase TatA/TatE family subunit, translating into MGLGASELLLVLLVVLLLFGGKRLPDTARQLGRGISELRRSYIEIKREVTGPAKFNDAGKTPIKDKNASTASQSLGDSSESPPIAKHSQ; encoded by the coding sequence ATGGGACTGGGAGCTAGTGAATTACTTCTCGTGCTGCTCGTTGTCCTGCTTCTTTTCGGGGGCAAACGATTACCGGACACTGCACGACAGCTGGGACGAGGCATCTCTGAGTTAAGGCGATCGTATATTGAGATTAAGCGAGAAGTTACCGGTCCAGCCAAGTTCAATGATGCTGGCAAGACACCAATAAAAGACAAGAATGCTTCAACGGCTTCCCAGTCCCTCGGAGATTCGTCAGAATCCCCGCCGATTGCCAAACATAGTCAGTAA
- the gatA gene encoding Asp-tRNA(Asn)/Glu-tRNA(Gln) amidotransferase subunit GatA, which produces MLQRLPSPSEIRQNPRRLPNIVSKSLATARELGTLGAFLTLLDERALQSSVEVSEKLANGEHLPLGGFIVAVKDNISVKGVPLTCGSRILGKHLSTFSATAIERLEAAGAVVLAKTNLDEFAMGSSNENSAFGPVSNPFDPSRVPGGSSGGSAVAVSAGICHVSLGSETGGSVRQPASFCGICGLKPTYGRVSRYGLVAFGSSLDQISPFARNCSDLYDVFRVIAGADPRDATTKNTDVPITKELSETKRKLRIGVIRDFVEHDALELEVVSSLRDCISRLTANGHEIIELQLPSLGYSIPVYYIVAPAEASSNLARFDGVRYGYRHPEATDLASVYDLTRECGFGAEVRRRIMLGTYVLSSGFYDSYYMTALRVRAKIAKELSHALQSVDVLLTPTTPTTAFYQGEKLDDPLSMYLSDIFTVPASLAGIPAVSVPWSKDGKGLPIGIQLMANYFCEELLLSTGKLIESIRPKQ; this is translated from the coding sequence ATGCTTCAACGGCTTCCCAGTCCCTCGGAGATTCGTCAGAATCCCCGCCGATTGCCAAACATAGTCAGTAAGTCACTTGCGACCGCGCGGGAGCTGGGTACCTTAGGTGCCTTCCTGACATTGCTTGACGAGCGCGCTCTTCAATCTTCCGTTGAAGTGTCCGAGAAGTTGGCCAATGGTGAGCATCTTCCGCTCGGCGGGTTCATTGTTGCCGTGAAAGACAACATTTCGGTCAAGGGTGTTCCGTTAACGTGCGGTTCTAGAATACTTGGCAAGCATCTTTCTACTTTTTCAGCAACGGCAATAGAAAGACTCGAAGCGGCGGGTGCCGTGGTGCTTGCCAAAACAAACCTTGACGAATTTGCAATGGGTTCCTCGAATGAGAACTCTGCATTTGGTCCAGTATCGAATCCATTCGATCCATCCAGGGTTCCCGGAGGTTCGTCAGGAGGAAGTGCGGTCGCTGTCTCAGCCGGGATATGTCATGTCTCACTTGGCAGCGAAACCGGCGGAAGCGTTCGCCAACCAGCCTCGTTCTGCGGCATCTGCGGATTGAAACCAACATACGGGAGAGTGTCAAGATACGGATTAGTAGCGTTTGGCTCAAGTCTCGACCAGATTTCTCCTTTTGCAAGAAATTGCAGCGACTTGTACGATGTCTTTCGCGTGATTGCCGGAGCTGACCCGCGAGATGCAACCACCAAGAATACTGACGTACCGATAACCAAGGAATTAAGTGAGACAAAACGCAAACTTAGGATTGGGGTGATTCGTGATTTTGTTGAACATGATGCATTGGAATTGGAGGTAGTATCTTCCCTAAGGGATTGCATTTCTCGTCTAACTGCCAATGGACATGAAATTATTGAACTTCAGCTTCCTAGCCTTGGATACTCAATCCCAGTGTACTATATAGTCGCGCCGGCCGAAGCAAGCTCAAATTTGGCAAGATTTGATGGCGTTCGTTACGGCTACAGGCACCCTGAAGCAACAGATTTAGCTTCTGTCTATGACTTAACGCGCGAGTGTGGGTTTGGCGCCGAAGTCAGGCGCCGTATCATGTTAGGAACGTACGTGTTGTCTTCTGGTTTCTACGATTCCTACTATATGACGGCATTGCGAGTTCGAGCCAAAATTGCCAAAGAGTTGTCACATGCACTTCAAAGCGTCGATGTACTTTTAACTCCCACAACCCCTACAACGGCGTTCTATCAAGGAGAAAAGCTTGATGACCCGCTGTCTATGTACTTGTCTGACATTTTCACAGTCCCCGCTAGTTTAGCAGGTATTCCCGCTGTCTCGGTTCCATGGTCTAAGGACGGCAAGGGACTTCCAATTGGCATTCAGCTGATGGCAAACTACTTTTGCGAGGAACTCCTTCTTTCCACGGGCAAACTCATCGAGAGCATTCGGCCCAAGCAATGA
- the gatB gene encoding Asp-tRNA(Asn)/Glu-tRNA(Gln) amidotransferase subunit GatB: MSHYEIVAGLEVHAQLNTRTKAFCRCLNRYGAPPNTLVCPVCLGAPGALPVLSRDAVEKAVKLAKAIGATVHFRSRFDRKNYFYPDLPKGYQISQFEFPIATGGFVEIALASGSKRINITRAHLEEDAGKSMHLDDGSSIVDLNRCGVPLVEIVTEPDFCSASEAGAYLSTLRELLRFIDVCDGNMDEGSLRCDANVSVRRIGEKNLRERCEMKNLNSIRGVEKAIEAEARRQIEIYESGGRVHRQTLHWNEQEEKLYPMRTKEGADDYRYFPESDLPELVLDESQLQRIYSEMPVLPGALRKKYREWGLNDEAVYLIASDRGLNRYFESLLENGRSAINVASWVQGDVQRILKERNISISEFPITPQRLGSLIDAVESGRINRSTGKDLLRRMLEDESSVEMLIENLGVTRISDSNELSSIVRQIVDQHPIELQKYRQGKTKMIGFFMGQIMQETHGQADPVIAKATLMSVLELTE; encoded by the coding sequence ATGAGTCATTACGAGATAGTTGCCGGACTGGAGGTTCATGCCCAGCTAAATACAAGGACGAAGGCATTTTGCCGTTGCTTAAACCGCTACGGCGCTCCGCCCAATACTCTTGTGTGCCCTGTTTGCCTTGGTGCACCCGGTGCGTTACCCGTGCTATCCAGGGATGCAGTCGAAAAAGCAGTAAAGCTCGCCAAAGCCATTGGTGCGACCGTTCATTTCCGGTCACGGTTTGATCGAAAGAACTACTTTTATCCTGATCTTCCAAAAGGCTATCAGATATCGCAATTTGAATTTCCGATAGCAACTGGTGGATTTGTAGAGATTGCACTTGCAAGCGGATCAAAAAGGATAAACATCACTAGAGCGCACCTTGAAGAGGACGCAGGCAAGTCAATGCACCTGGATGATGGTTCTTCGATAGTAGACCTTAATCGATGCGGTGTTCCACTTGTTGAAATTGTCACAGAACCTGACTTTTGTTCTGCATCCGAAGCAGGAGCATACTTGTCGACTCTGCGCGAACTTCTTCGATTCATTGACGTGTGTGATGGAAACATGGATGAGGGGTCGTTGCGCTGTGATGCAAATGTCTCCGTTCGACGCATCGGCGAAAAGAATCTGCGCGAGCGTTGCGAGATGAAAAATCTGAATTCAATTCGTGGTGTCGAGAAGGCTATCGAGGCAGAAGCTCGGCGTCAGATTGAAATCTATGAAAGCGGTGGCAGAGTGCACCGTCAGACTTTGCACTGGAATGAACAAGAGGAAAAGCTCTATCCAATGCGAACGAAAGAGGGTGCTGACGATTACCGCTATTTCCCGGAGTCAGATTTGCCTGAGTTAGTGCTTGATGAAAGCCAATTGCAAAGAATTTACTCGGAGATGCCAGTATTGCCGGGAGCTTTGAGAAAGAAGTACCGCGAATGGGGATTAAATGACGAAGCTGTTTATCTAATTGCATCAGATAGGGGATTGAACAGGTACTTCGAATCGTTGCTTGAGAATGGAAGATCTGCAATTAATGTCGCATCATGGGTGCAGGGCGATGTACAACGGATTCTGAAGGAAAGGAATATCTCCATCTCTGAGTTTCCAATAACACCGCAAAGATTGGGAAGTTTGATCGATGCTGTTGAGTCGGGTCGAATAAATCGGTCGACAGGAAAGGACTTACTCAGAAGAATGCTTGAGGACGAGTCATCAGTAGAAATGCTGATCGAAAACCTTGGTGTCACGAGAATTAGTGACAGCAATGAATTGTCAAGTATTGTTCGACAAATTGTCGATCAACACCCCATTGAGCTTCAAAAATATCGCCAGGGAAAAACAAAGATGATTGGCTTCTTTATGGGCCAGATAATGCAAGAAACTCATGGTCAGGCAGATCCTGTCATAGCCAAGGCCACCTTAATGTCCGTCCTTGAATTAACGGAATAG